The following are from one region of the Candidatus Eisenbacteria bacterium genome:
- a CDS encoding serine hydrolase domain-containing protein, translated as MRNDLDELVATTAAKHAFSGAVQVTIDRATVLAEAFGEADRSAGIRNTVDTRFGIASGTKFLTALAAGALIDDGKLALEDRLVDLVSVPLPGVSAAVTIGHLLTHTSGVYDYLDEDVIDDPDHFELPIPPFKLLGPRDYLPMLVAGPAKFEPGTRFSYSNGGFVLLGFALEEVAGCSFHALVEERVLRPCGMTDSGFFRFDRLPPRVANGYVETSGGGWRTNIYSLPIIGGPDGGMFTTVGDFDRLWRGFFDGAVLSSGLASMFLKKAATQIDKQHSFYGHGIWIHDDGASPPLHYIIGGDAGVSFRSSAHSDATFATVVSNTSNGAWP; from the coding sequence ATGAGAAATGATCTCGATGAGCTCGTCGCCACCACGGCGGCGAAGCACGCCTTTTCCGGAGCGGTCCAGGTGACGATCGATCGCGCCACAGTCCTCGCCGAGGCCTTCGGGGAGGCCGATCGCTCGGCCGGGATCCGCAACACGGTCGACACGCGATTCGGGATCGCATCCGGGACCAAGTTCCTGACCGCGCTCGCCGCCGGAGCGCTGATCGACGATGGAAAGCTCGCCCTCGAGGATCGGCTCGTCGACCTGGTGTCGGTGCCGCTGCCGGGCGTCTCGGCGGCGGTGACGATCGGCCACCTGCTGACTCACACATCCGGCGTGTACGACTACCTCGACGAGGATGTGATCGACGACCCCGACCACTTCGAGCTGCCGATCCCGCCGTTCAAGCTGCTCGGGCCGCGGGACTATCTGCCGATGCTGGTCGCCGGGCCTGCCAAGTTCGAGCCGGGCACGCGCTTCTCGTACTCGAATGGCGGCTTCGTGCTGCTCGGTTTCGCTCTCGAGGAGGTGGCCGGATGCTCGTTCCACGCGCTCGTCGAGGAGCGTGTGCTCCGGCCGTGCGGGATGACGGACTCCGGCTTCTTTCGCTTCGACCGGCTTCCACCGCGCGTTGCCAACGGCTACGTCGAAACCAGCGGCGGTGGCTGGCGCACCAACATCTACTCGCTGCCGATCATCGGCGGACCCGACGGCGGGATGTTCACGACCGTCGGTGACTTCGACCGACTCTGGCGCGGCTTCTTCGACGGCGCCGTGCTCTCGTCGGGGCTTGCCTCGATGTTCCTGAAGAAAGCGGCGACGCAGATCGACAAGCAGCACTCGTTCTACGGTCACGGGATCTGGATCCATGACGACGGAGCCAGCCCGCCGCTGCACTACATCATCGGCGGTGACGCGGGCGTCTCGTTTCGCTCGAGCGCCCACTCGGACGCCACGTTCGCGACGGTCGTATCCAACACGTCCAACGGGGCGTGGCCCA
- a CDS encoding SdpI family protein, producing the protein MSPVQVLVMVFVAFGALMVALAIPLILRRVRPNAIYGLRVPATFADEEVWYEANAWCGRDMVVLGSALVILPLVIAFLPISETAFAVFGVALGLVGPIVMAVVGWRRANRLLREKREGKSIR; encoded by the coding sequence ATGTCTCCCGTGCAAGTGCTGGTCATGGTCTTTGTCGCGTTCGGCGCGCTCATGGTCGCGCTCGCAATCCCGTTGATCCTTCGCCGCGTGCGGCCGAACGCCATCTACGGGCTGCGCGTGCCCGCGACTTTCGCTGACGAAGAGGTGTGGTACGAGGCAAACGCGTGGTGCGGCCGCGATATGGTCGTTCTCGGAAGCGCGCTGGTCATCTTGCCGCTGGTGATCGCTTTCCTGCCGATATCCGAGACCGCTTTCGCGGTGTTCGGCGTCGCGCTGGGGCTCGTCGGTCCGATCGTCATGGCCGTGGTCGGCTGGCGGCGCGCCAATCGACTCCTGCGAGAGAAACGGGAAGGAAAGAGCATTCGATGA
- a CDS encoding caspase family protein, with product MSRAIGIHIGLNAVDRRSYEGWAGELNACENDARDMAAIGMSQKMRSRTLLTKRATRRAVLTALTTAARSLKKGDYCLVTYSGHGGQLPDRNHDEPDAYDETWCLYDGEISDDQLDQAWAKFRSGVRILVLSDSCHSGTVTRAAFMSALRAASPGRGLGSHENGNAPRSRAMPMAVAMRVYRAHQREYDRIQKSVDPRARDRVKASVLLISGCQDNQESLDGDVNGLFTENLLRVWKQGRFRGDYRRFHREIARRMPPTQSPNYYMIGATNGRFENQRPFQVQ from the coding sequence GTGTCGCGTGCCATTGGTATTCACATCGGATTGAACGCCGTCGACCGGCGCTCCTACGAGGGCTGGGCCGGGGAACTGAACGCCTGCGAGAACGACGCGCGGGACATGGCGGCAATCGGTATGTCTCAGAAGATGCGCTCACGGACGTTGCTGACGAAGCGTGCGACTCGCCGTGCGGTCCTGACCGCGCTGACCACCGCGGCCCGCTCTCTCAAGAAGGGTGATTACTGCCTCGTCACCTACTCCGGCCACGGCGGCCAGCTGCCCGATCGCAATCACGACGAGCCAGATGCCTACGACGAGACGTGGTGCCTCTACGACGGTGAAATCAGCGACGACCAGCTGGATCAGGCTTGGGCCAAGTTCCGAAGTGGCGTGAGGATCTTGGTGCTCTCGGACAGCTGCCACAGCGGAACGGTGACCCGGGCCGCGTTCATGTCGGCCTTGCGTGCAGCTTCACCCGGGCGTGGACTCGGCTCGCATGAGAATGGCAACGCGCCGCGCTCGCGCGCCATGCCGATGGCCGTGGCGATGCGAGTCTATCGAGCTCACCAGCGCGAGTACGACCGGATCCAGAAGTCGGTGGATCCCCGTGCTCGCGATCGGGTCAAGGCGAGCGTGCTGCTGATCTCGGGCTGCCAGGACAACCAGGAGTCCCTCGACGGCGACGTCAACGGGCTCTTCACCGAGAACCTGCTGCGGGTCTGGAAACAAGGTCGTTTCCGTGGCGACTATCGACGCTTTCATCGCGAGATCGCGCGTCGCATGCCGCCGACCCAGTCGCCCAACTACTACATGATCGGCGCTACGAATGGCCGGTTCGAGAATCAGCGCCCCTTCCAGGTTCAATGA
- a CDS encoding caspase family protein: MPAPFIQLTLSQFASLLERFAFGSRRIDAVHLHHTWKPDHATYRGRDTIANMARVHVEQNHWSDIAQHLSIGPNGELWTGRDWNRAPASASGFNGNAQVGPFMIEMIGNFDVGHDRLQGNQLEAVIEVIARLQERFKLAPDTLRFHRTMSTKTCPGTSVDYASLLDQVLARRATLDREPVARSLTDEEAGPFGEEALKIAEFLEACHRARSAARDPDGAECPEESMTADEVARMVGDTARLEVAPRAGRAARRGVADRLTPDVLNGLRPHVINLVQGRFAPGGLYSSAPGDVDAVFGEHLPMAMAEAKQQGKKLQLMFYAHGGLVNEAGGLWMAHRLIPWWKKNNIYPIYFVWETGLWETLGQILLRGRRELARAVPRDVFDYTTDPLLERVARALRGELIWSGMKRSAERAAAADGGSRYVAEKLKAFLDQQGASAPPLHAVGHSAGSIFHAHFVPAALEVGVPSFRTMSFLAPAIRVDTFLSRLAEPFIKSKIERLDIFTMAKDWEKADNCVGLYRKSLLYLIYAALEAEPTTPILGLEIALRENPDLRALFGLAGTPNPRGEVIWSKTRETTGTRASRSASHGGFDNDPPTMCSVAARILGLGDTVSLAPFPADAAADRGILDWSSSIEWPEDLEFLAQPEGSNGTGGALRPADRLSAGSGALAGLGSPQPEGIADLGSGRKKALCVGINVYLSAPLNGCVKDAQDWGKGLREMGFDVDELLDHEATHDAIIAGLEKLVEGSKAGDVLAFQYSGHGTQLPDEDGDERDDQKDEALCPVDYESGAFVIDDELERLFRRIPEGVLLTCFMDCCHSGTNTRLAIGRPSAGLDGVTHVIKRRFMPATPEMIRAHQAYRSARGQTRTLRTSESSEVRRVVVFAACKSHESAYETDGQGDFTGYAVPRLGQSAGRLSNEDFQRDLIQAFGEAPRQHPEIDCSLSIRSRILLSAIAPSAAALEERVPAGMPQNFRPEFDKKEVKRFTKKHLGTKG, encoded by the coding sequence ATGCCGGCGCCGTTCATTCAGCTCACGCTGTCTCAATTCGCAAGTCTGCTCGAGCGGTTCGCATTTGGCTCGCGTCGAATCGATGCGGTGCATCTTCATCACACCTGGAAGCCCGACCACGCGACCTACCGCGGACGAGACACGATCGCCAACATGGCCCGTGTGCACGTGGAGCAGAACCATTGGAGTGACATCGCTCAGCATCTGAGCATCGGCCCGAACGGCGAGCTGTGGACGGGGCGCGATTGGAACCGAGCGCCGGCCAGTGCCTCCGGCTTCAACGGCAACGCACAAGTCGGTCCGTTCATGATCGAGATGATCGGGAACTTCGACGTGGGCCACGATCGACTCCAGGGAAATCAGCTCGAGGCGGTGATCGAGGTCATCGCGCGTCTCCAGGAACGATTCAAGCTGGCCCCGGACACGCTCCGATTCCATCGCACCATGTCGACCAAGACCTGCCCCGGCACGTCGGTGGACTACGCGTCGCTCCTCGACCAAGTCTTGGCCCGGCGCGCGACCCTCGATCGAGAGCCGGTGGCACGAAGCCTGACCGACGAAGAGGCGGGCCCGTTCGGCGAGGAGGCGTTGAAGATCGCAGAGTTCCTCGAAGCTTGTCATCGCGCGCGGTCCGCCGCGCGCGATCCCGATGGGGCCGAGTGTCCCGAAGAGAGCATGACGGCGGACGAGGTGGCCCGAATGGTCGGCGATACCGCGAGGCTCGAGGTCGCTCCAAGAGCCGGCCGCGCCGCGAGGCGCGGGGTCGCAGACCGCCTGACTCCCGACGTCTTGAACGGCTTGAGGCCCCACGTCATCAACCTCGTCCAGGGTCGGTTCGCGCCTGGAGGCCTCTATTCGAGCGCTCCGGGAGACGTGGATGCCGTCTTCGGCGAGCACCTCCCCATGGCCATGGCGGAGGCGAAGCAGCAAGGCAAGAAGCTGCAGCTGATGTTCTACGCCCACGGCGGGTTGGTGAATGAAGCAGGCGGTCTGTGGATGGCCCACCGCCTGATTCCGTGGTGGAAGAAGAACAACATCTATCCCATCTACTTCGTCTGGGAGACCGGGCTGTGGGAGACCCTGGGCCAGATCCTGCTGCGGGGCCGACGCGAGCTAGCGCGCGCGGTGCCGCGCGATGTGTTCGACTACACCACCGACCCACTGCTGGAGCGTGTGGCTCGCGCTCTGCGCGGCGAGCTGATCTGGTCGGGCATGAAGCGCAGCGCCGAGCGTGCCGCGGCGGCCGACGGTGGTTCGCGCTACGTGGCGGAGAAGCTCAAAGCGTTTCTTGACCAGCAAGGAGCCAGCGCGCCACCGCTCCACGCCGTCGGGCACAGCGCAGGGTCGATCTTCCACGCCCACTTCGTTCCGGCCGCGCTGGAGGTTGGGGTCCCATCGTTCAGGACCATGAGCTTCCTGGCACCGGCCATTCGTGTCGACACATTCCTGTCTCGGCTGGCTGAGCCCTTCATCAAGTCGAAGATCGAACGCCTCGACATCTTCACCATGGCCAAGGACTGGGAGAAGGCGGACAACTGCGTTGGGCTCTACCGGAAGTCGCTGCTCTATCTGATCTACGCGGCGCTCGAGGCCGAGCCCACGACACCGATCCTCGGCCTCGAGATCGCGCTGCGTGAGAATCCCGACCTGCGTGCCCTGTTCGGCCTCGCGGGAACCCCGAATCCGCGGGGCGAGGTGATCTGGTCGAAGACCCGCGAGACCACCGGGACGCGGGCCAGCCGATCGGCATCCCATGGCGGATTCGACAACGATCCACCGACCATGTGCAGCGTGGCCGCTCGAATCCTCGGGCTCGGCGACACGGTGAGCCTCGCACCGTTCCCGGCAGACGCCGCTGCCGATCGCGGCATCCTGGACTGGAGCTCCTCGATCGAGTGGCCCGAGGATCTCGAGTTCCTCGCCCAGCCCGAAGGAAGCAACGGGACCGGCGGCGCGCTGCGTCCCGCGGACCGCTTGTCAGCAGGATCGGGCGCCCTCGCCGGCCTTGGCTCTCCTCAGCCCGAAGGGATCGCGGATCTCGGCAGTGGCAGGAAGAAGGCGCTCTGCGTCGGAATCAACGTCTATCTCTCCGCTCCGCTCAACGGTTGTGTGAAGGACGCGCAGGACTGGGGGAAGGGTCTCCGGGAGATGGGCTTCGATGTAGACGAGCTGCTCGATCACGAAGCCACGCACGACGCGATCATCGCCGGCCTCGAGAAGCTCGTGGAGGGAAGCAAAGCCGGCGACGTGCTGGCCTTCCAGTACTCGGGCCATGGCACGCAGCTCCCCGACGAGGACGGTGACGAGCGCGATGACCAGAAGGACGAGGCGCTGTGCCCGGTCGACTACGAAAGCGGCGCGTTCGTCATCGACGACGAGCTCGAGCGGCTCTTCCGCAGGATTCCCGAAGGCGTCCTGCTGACCTGCTTCATGGATTGCTGCCACTCGGGTACCAACACGCGACTCGCGATCGGGCGTCCGTCAGCGGGACTTGATGGAGTCACGCACGTCATCAAGCGCCGATTCATGCCCGCGACGCCTGAGATGATCCGTGCTCACCAAGCGTATCGATCGGCGCGGGGGCAGACCCGGACGTTGCGGACCAGCGAGAGCAGCGAGGTTCGGCGCGTCGTGGTGTTCGCCGCCTGCAAGTCTCACGAGAGCGCCTACGAGACCGACGGCCAGGGCGACTTCACTGGCTATGCGGTTCCGCGGCTTGGCCAATCCGCGGGTCGGTTGTCCAACGAGGACTTTCAACGCGATCTGATCCAAGCATTCGGCGAAGCGCCACGGCAGCACCCGGAGATCGATTGCAGCCTGTCGATTCGATCCCGGATCTTGCTCTCGGCCATCGCCCCGAGTGCGGCGGCGTTGGAGGAGCGTGTTCCGGCCGGAATGCCTCAGAACTTCCGGCCGGAGTTCGATAAGAAAGAGGTCAAGAGGTTCACCAAGAAGCACCTGGGAACCAAGGGCTGA